A single Triticum dicoccoides isolate Atlit2015 ecotype Zavitan chromosome 2A, WEW_v2.0, whole genome shotgun sequence DNA region contains:
- the LOC119353783 gene encoding uncharacterized protein LOC119353783 isoform X2, translating into MSGREVREYTNLSDPKDRKYGKGKDKIDDEDVTFQRMVAKMQDVAGERGGYLHGRGALDSDDLLYLKEQMEAEEDAERLLRRTEKRAFAAFKAAVLADSAPPIPAALRVEPRPKSDIRQRDLLKKIVEIKPKRAKVSSPRQTAEGDRPKQEQEDSMRKMSTHEGENELSQGSVIFVQPLSKPGDPAEAKSQNAAVSLLGLAYESSDEE; encoded by the exons ATGTCTGGACGTGAGGTTCGTGAGTACACTAACCTCAGCGACCCTAAAG ATAGAAAGTATGGGAAGGGGAAGGACAAGATCGACGATGAGGATGTCACCTTCCAGCGCATGGTAGCAAAG ATGCAGGATGTTGCTGGTGAGCGGGGAGGCTACCTTCATGGGCGAGGAG CATTGGACAGTGATGATTTGCTTTACCTTAAAGAGCAAATGGAGGCTGAGGAAGATGCAGAGCGTCTCCTCCGTCGTACAGAGAAGCGGGCATTTGCTGCCTTTAAG GCAGCAGTTCTAGCTGATTCTGCACCTCCTATTCCCGCGGCTCTTCGGGTCGAGCCTAGACCCAAAAGTGATATAAG GCAACGTGATCTCTTGAAGAAGATTGTCGAGATCAAACCAAAGCGAGCAAAAGTCAGCAGCCCTCGACAAACAGCAGAGGGTGATAGACCTAAGCAGGAACAAGAAGATTCTATGAGGAAAATGTCTACGCATGAAGGTGAAAATGAACTGTCTCAAGGGTCTGTCATCTTTGTGCAACCTCTGTCAAAACCAGGTGATCCAGCGGAGGCCAAGTCGCAGAATGCAGCTGTAAGCTTACTTGGTTTAGCGTATGAGAGTTCGGACGAGGAATAG
- the LOC119353783 gene encoding uncharacterized protein LOC119353783 isoform X1: MSGREVREYTNLSDPKDRKYGKGKDKIDDEDVTFQRMVAKMQDVAGERGGYLHGRGALDSDDLLYLKEQMEAEEDAERLLRRTEKRAFAAFKQAAVLADSAPPIPAALRVEPRPKSDIRQRDLLKKIVEIKPKRAKVSSPRQTAEGDRPKQEQEDSMRKMSTHEGENELSQGSVIFVQPLSKPGDPAEAKSQNAAVSLLGLAYESSDEE; this comes from the exons ATGTCTGGACGTGAGGTTCGTGAGTACACTAACCTCAGCGACCCTAAAG ATAGAAAGTATGGGAAGGGGAAGGACAAGATCGACGATGAGGATGTCACCTTCCAGCGCATGGTAGCAAAG ATGCAGGATGTTGCTGGTGAGCGGGGAGGCTACCTTCATGGGCGAGGAG CATTGGACAGTGATGATTTGCTTTACCTTAAAGAGCAAATGGAGGCTGAGGAAGATGCAGAGCGTCTCCTCCGTCGTACAGAGAAGCGGGCATTTGCTGCCTTTAAG CAAGCAGCAGTTCTAGCTGATTCTGCACCTCCTATTCCCGCGGCTCTTCGGGTCGAGCCTAGACCCAAAAGTGATATAAG GCAACGTGATCTCTTGAAGAAGATTGTCGAGATCAAACCAAAGCGAGCAAAAGTCAGCAGCCCTCGACAAACAGCAGAGGGTGATAGACCTAAGCAGGAACAAGAAGATTCTATGAGGAAAATGTCTACGCATGAAGGTGAAAATGAACTGTCTCAAGGGTCTGTCATCTTTGTGCAACCTCTGTCAAAACCAGGTGATCCAGCGGAGGCCAAGTCGCAGAATGCAGCTGTAAGCTTACTTGGTTTAGCGTATGAGAGTTCGGACGAGGAATAG
- the LOC119353783 gene encoding uncharacterized protein LOC119353783 isoform X3, translating into MQDVAGERGGYLHGRGALDSDDLLYLKEQMEAEEDAERLLRRTEKRAFAAFKQAAVLADSAPPIPAALRVEPRPKSDIRQRDLLKKIVEIKPKRAKVSSPRQTAEGDRPKQEQEDSMRKMSTHEGENELSQGSVIFVQPLSKPGDPAEAKSQNAAVSLLGLAYESSDEE; encoded by the exons ATGCAGGATGTTGCTGGTGAGCGGGGAGGCTACCTTCATGGGCGAGGAG CATTGGACAGTGATGATTTGCTTTACCTTAAAGAGCAAATGGAGGCTGAGGAAGATGCAGAGCGTCTCCTCCGTCGTACAGAGAAGCGGGCATTTGCTGCCTTTAAG CAAGCAGCAGTTCTAGCTGATTCTGCACCTCCTATTCCCGCGGCTCTTCGGGTCGAGCCTAGACCCAAAAGTGATATAAG GCAACGTGATCTCTTGAAGAAGATTGTCGAGATCAAACCAAAGCGAGCAAAAGTCAGCAGCCCTCGACAAACAGCAGAGGGTGATAGACCTAAGCAGGAACAAGAAGATTCTATGAGGAAAATGTCTACGCATGAAGGTGAAAATGAACTGTCTCAAGGGTCTGTCATCTTTGTGCAACCTCTGTCAAAACCAGGTGATCCAGCGGAGGCCAAGTCGCAGAATGCAGCTGTAAGCTTACTTGGTTTAGCGTATGAGAGTTCGGACGAGGAATAG
- the LOC119353782 gene encoding trehalose-phosphate phosphatase B-like isoform X2 produces MFLDYDGTLTPIVKKPERAFMSEQTRNAVRELAMTFSTSIVTGRSCDKAKGFIQLDELHYVGSHGQDIQLNDGTDPFQPNSEYLPVIAEATERLKEAVREIKGASVENNKFCVSVHYREVRREKDKDLLKNIVMRTVTEEFPDLKVTNGKKVREVRPGAKFDKGDAVKYLLQQLTNKHSWDSSRILPIYIGDDKTDEDAFKVLSEEGGFGIRVCKWRKRTAAEYSLKNPSEVKEFLEKLVRWRREQDQV; encoded by the exons ATGTTTTTGGACTACGATGGTACTTTAACGCCAATTGTGAAAAAGCCTGAAAGGGCCTTTATGTCCGAGCAG ACGCGTAATGCTGTTAGAGAACTTGCGATGACTTTCTCGACTTCAATCGTCACCGGAAGGAGCTGTGACAAG GCAAAAGGGTTCATACAGCTCGACGAACTGCACTATGTAGGGAGCCATGGGCAGGACATCCAACTG AATGACGGAACAGATCCCTTCCAACCTAACAGCGAGTATTTACCGGTAATAGCTGAG GCCACAGAGCGTCTGAAAGAGGCTGTCAGAGAGATCAAAGGTGCCAGTGTGGAAAACAATAAGTTCTGCGTTTCTGTGCACTACCGGGAAGTTCGCAGGGAAAAG GATAAGGACTTACTTAAGAACATCGTGATGAGAACTGTAACAGAAGAATTTCCTGATCTCAAGGTGACCAACGGTAAAAAG GTTCGAGAGGTTCGTCCAGGGGCGAAATTCGACAAGGGAGACGCTGTCAAGTATCTCCTCCAGCAGCTCACCAACAAACATAGCTGGGACAGCTCTCGGATCTTACCAATCTATATTGGTGATGATAAGACCGATGAAGACGCTTTTAAG GTGCTTTCTGAGGAGGGTGGATTTGGGATCCGCGTCTGCAAGTGGcgcaagaggactgcagctgagtACTCTCTAAAGAACCCCAGTGAG GTGAAAGAGTTCCTAGAGAAGCTGGTGCGCTGGAGGAGAGAACAGGACCAAGTTTGA